From the genome of Deltaproteobacteria bacterium:
TAGCGGTGTCGGTCTTCTTGTTTTTTCTCTGTTTATCTTTTCCTTCTGGCCTTATGAGATCACCCTACAAGGAACATACCAGTGTCTGGCTCTTCTTTTTTTGTTAGTTTCCGTTTTTTGTCTTCAACGGTATTTATATCTGGTTGCGGGGGTAGCCGCCGGTTTGATGATGTTTTCTTCGGCAGCGACCCGAAAATTTCTACCCCTCATTGTTGGCGCATTTTTATATCATTTTTTTAAAGAGAATGGGCAGTTTCTTGGTATTTTTCAGGCGGGATTGGGTTTTGCAGCTGTCTTCCTATTTCTGACTGCCCCGCATGTTATCCAAAATCTTAAAGGATATTGGAGTTGGTGGAACAATTCCAAAAGTGCCTGCCATTTTGTACTGTATAAAAAATACTTCGAGGCGATAGGCAAACCCATTTCAAACACGATGCGCGGAGCGGGATGGAAATGGATTTATCTTTTCTTTTTTCGGATGGCGCCCTTTCATAGCATTGCCTTTTTAATTGCCGTTGGTTTGGTCGGTTATGTGTGGTGGAAGACTGGTTATGACTCTGCCTTTGCTTTAAAAACAGTTTTGGTGCTTCTTCTGAGCCTATCTCCCATTCTTTATGGGGAATGGACACGGGCGCCCCAACTTGCACGGTCTTATTTTCCAGGTTTTCCGAGCATGCTGATTTTTATTGGATTTAGCGCATTTCATTTTGATAAAATTTTCTCGCCTCCTCATCAGGGATTGTTTTGGGAGATGGCATTTGTTTTTATTGTAGTTAGCGCCATCTGGAACGTGTGGGTTTTTTTGAATGACATATGGCCGGCCCGAATGGCCGCAACCTTCTTGGGGAAAAAAATCAGAAAACTCGGTTTAAAGAAAATTTATACTTATGATACCCCTTTCAATGTTTCTTTTATCGATGTTTTATCCTCCGATATCCGCAAAAATTGTGAAATTAAATTCATTCGTTCGCTTTCGGAAGTCGAAAAAGGGGGATATGTAGCCGTTCCGGGCATCAGCGCCAAGGCCTTCCACATGGAATGCTACCCGGAAGCTATTGATAACAAGGATTTTGAAGAAGATCCGGTGCTGGTGAATCTGATTGACTCTAAAAAAATAACTGCATTGGTCGTTGCGTCATTTAGAACTTTTGGAACCAGCAAAATATGGGTTCAAGAAAGTGAAATGCCGACATATCGGTCCCTAATTTTGAAAGACATCAGTGAGAATGACCGTTGGCGCGGAAGGGCTTGGCTTTTGCATGTTTAAAAAACAATCCAACATTCTCGCATTTTATTGGAGAGTCGTTTTTCGGCCACATATGTGGGCCGCTTTTGTCGTGATAGTATTAATGTTGGGAGGGTCTTTTTTGGAAATGAGCATGATCGGTTTGGTGGCGCCCTTGTTGGATGCGGCGACGAAATTAGGAAGTACTTCCTCCAGCAAAACTGTTTCCATTATGACCCTTGTTCTGCAGTATATGAATGTTTCTCCCACCTCCAATAATATCCTGTTTGCACTGCTCATTTTGATGAGCATGGTCATTGTTGCCAACGGAGTAGTGCGTGTGGTGCAACAATATGGAAGTGCCTACATTGCTAAAAGTTTGAATCGGGAAGTGAAAGTCAAATTATTTCAGAGAATTTTGACAGCCCAATACAGTTATTTGGCCGAAAAAAGCCGCGGGGCTCTTCTTTATGATATCAACGGTCCGGCGCTATCGACGTTTCAGGTGATGAACTTTCTCGGCATGTTGATTGCCGCCGTCTGCAATGCCGTGGTGATGACCGGGTTCATGTTTTACCTCTCTTGGTGGGTCACTGTTTTGATCGGTTTGTTTGGACTGGCGTGGGTCCAATTGTGGAGAAAGGTGATTGACAGACGGGCGGTTTCCTATGGAAGAGAATTGTATGAACTGGAGAGCAAAGCCAGTAAAATCGAGGTTGATTCCATTGACGGATTGAAAGTAGTGAAATCGTATGGCCTTTCCGGATATCTTGTCAAAATGGAGGAAATCATTTTGCGGGGGCAATTAAGACCTCATCTTCAACTGATTCTTACCACACACGGTATCAGCCTGATTAATGATTTAATGTCTTCTGCCATTGTCATTCTTGTCGGAATTCTGACTTTGGGAACGGGCTGGATTCAGATGTCTTTTTCAACACTGGTCGTCTTTTTGTTGGCCTTGAGGAAGGTAAGCCCGGCTTTGTCTAATATCAATTCTGCTTATGCGCAGTTGAATAAGGAAAGAAAAGGAATTGAGATGATAGATCACATTTTGAACTCTTTGCCTGTGGAACAGAACGGTTGTCATTCTGTGACAAAGGTCAAGCGGGTGGAGTTTAAAAACCTCTCTTTCCACTATCCTTTAAAACCCAATCAGCCCGTTTTGAATGGAATCGAACTGGTTTTGAAGAAGGGAGAAATTACTGCACTTGTGGGTTCCACGGGTTCAGGCAAAAGCACATTGACCTCTCTTCTGATCGGTTTCTATCAACCGACGCAGGGATGCATTTTGGTGAATGACCATGACTTTGCCGATCTGAATCTGGAAGATTGGCGGCATAAAATCGGGTACGTTTCTCAGGATATATTTTTGTTTAATGATACTATTCAAAATAATATTCTTCTTTGGGATAAAAATATTTCCAGAGCGGAAATGGAGTCGGCGGCGAAACTGGCCCAGCTTCACGATTTCATTCTGACGTTGCCGGAAGGTTATGACACGGTTGTGGGTGACAGGGGATTGAAACTGTCTGGGGGGCAAGCGCAACGTGTTGCCATCGCCAGAGCCATTTTGAGAAAACCAGAAATTTTGATTTTTGATGAAGCTACAAGCGCGCTGGATAATCTGACGGAGAAAGCCGTTTATAACGCCATTTCGGCGCTTCGCCAGAATGCGGTCGTTCTGGTCATTGCGCATCGTTTGAGTACAGTTCGCGATGCCGATCAAATTGCCGTTTTGGAACACGGTAAAATCACGGAAATAGGTTCTCATGATACACTGCTCAATCAAAAGGGGAGATACTCCCATCTGTATCATGGATTCGAATCGGAGGTTGCCCATGCGGCCGATT
Proteins encoded in this window:
- a CDS encoding ABC transporter ATP-binding protein, which produces MIVLMLGGSFLEMSMIGLVAPLLDAATKLGSTSSSKTVSIMTLVLQYMNVSPTSNNILFALLILMSMVIVANGVVRVVQQYGSAYIAKSLNREVKVKLFQRILTAQYSYLAEKSRGALLYDINGPALSTFQVMNFLGMLIAAVCNAVVMTGFMFYLSWWVTVLIGLFGLAWVQLWRKVIDRRAVSYGRELYELESKASKIEVDSIDGLKVVKSYGLSGYLVKMEEIILRGQLRPHLQLILTTHGISLINDLMSSAIVILVGILTLGTGWIQMSFSTLVVFLLALRKVSPALSNINSAYAQLNKERKGIEMIDHILNSLPVEQNGCHSVTKVKRVEFKNLSFHYPLKPNQPVLNGIELVLKKGEITALVGSTGSGKSTLTSLLIGFYQPTQGCILVNDHDFADLNLEDWRHKIGYVSQDIFLFNDTIQNNILLWDKNISRAEMESAAKLAQLHDFILTLPEGYDTVVGDRGLKLSGGQAQRVAIARAILRKPEILIFDEATSALDNLTEKAVYNAISALRQNAVVLVIAHRLSTVRDADQIAVLEHGKITEIGSHDTLLNQKGRYSHLYHGFESEVAHAAD